Genomic segment of Cryptococcus neoformans var. neoformans JEC21 chromosome 5 sequence:
TGGATCAGCGGCGTCGGGAATCTCCtcgatgaagagggtgtTTTCCGTCCAGTCAAAGTTCTGACATGGAGTCAACACGTTAATCGTACCCATGATTGAAAACCATACAACTCACACGTTGAATGTAATTGGCAATTCCTACTTCGGCAGCGATAAAATAATACAACAAGAGTTCCAAAGCCTGCCACATAATCATTAAGCTTTCTTTGCAAAATGGACAGAGGGAGTAACTCACAGTTGACGGCTTTCTATAGCAGAAGGAATGACACACATCGCCTTCCCAAAGACAAAATACTACCGGGTCAACGAATGTACTTCTTCTTATTAAACTTGGACAATCTTTTAATACTAGTTCCTAGGTTAACGACAAAAATCAATGACTAAATATCAGGTACTCACTCCAGGCATGCCCGACACTCCCATTCGAATGACTCAACATGGACACACCGCCGATGACCTTTTCTCTAtcgtctccttccccacctTGTGCTTTACTTTCGTCATCGCCTCCATTCCAGAATCCCCACTGACGACATATATTTTTCATGGCAGTGACCAATTCCGGCCTAGTCCATGGTCGGAGGTGTCGGTGATGAAAGAGTGCTTGAGATGTATGGGGTGATAGAGGTataaggagaggatgagtaGGAAGCGATTGAATGAGGTGTTTGATGAGAAGGTGGGATTGAAGCTGACCGGGACGTCAGCTGACGCAACCAAGCAGAGAATCATGACACACCAGCCCAAAACCTAACCCATGAAGGTAAACTACGGGCATGGCATTAGGAATTTTGCGGCCCTTGTCCGGGGTCCAATCCTTGGGTATGCGAATCAGGTAGCTGCAAGGAATGAGTTACGAGATTTTGCAGATACATATTACTTACTCAATATCTCCTTCACGATACTATGCACTATTTAGTCAAAAGATCCACATCCTGAAAAGGACAAACTTACGAGCCCCATTCCCTGATAAGGGTATACTACCTCCCGAAGCCAAAGGTTCATGAGGTTGGAAAGGGCGTATAAAATGAGCGGTCTACTTTTAGCCTAGATATACAATCAAAATGTGCCTTTTATCTTCATTGATGGCGCTTACATTCACCGGATCCAAGGTCAATCTCATAACCTCTACCTTGGATGTAAACCCTTCCTCAAAGTCCACGCCAGTCCTTGCCTCAAGCAATTTGGTTGCCAAGTCAATGAAAGCCGATTGTTCCTTGTTCGCCCTTACATCTTCCAGTGGTAATCCGTAACAAGACCAAGCAAGCCAGACTTGGACGTTCAATTTTTTAATCGATTCCCAAGGTGCATGATTGAACCAAGTCCTCATTCTCTCGCGGAATTCAATCGCTCGACGATCCCACTTGTGTAGCTTGACGATTTCTCCGTTTTGAATAATGCCCTCATAGCCCGATTCCTCTTCCGTAGGTTTCAAGTTCCCCTCAATTTGATCCCTCAGCATCCTCTCGCGatcaccctcttcctcctcgacaAACGCGTCGATCACTGCCCTTTCGGTTTGAGTCATTCTTCCGGTTCGTTTCCTCTCTCGAAGACCAACCGACTCCTCATACTCTCTATCCCGGATGTGATACAGCTCGGCAACACTAATAAACCCCTTTTGGtagtcttcttcagctcTCTCGGCTACGGCATCTCTCCCAGCAGGGTCCACGTCATTGTGCGCAAGGACCCCTTTGGGAGGAGTGGGGTATCTCAAACCAGAGTGAAACACTCGCCGCATGAGTGCTGTGCGGAACTCGTCAGAGACGTTGGATGGGGGAGACGGTCGTTGGACGAAAGAATTTAGATAGGACAGGTAAATTGCAAAGAGAGCTTCTGTGAGAGCATAGGCAGCGAAGAGAGTGGCTGTAAGGTTGTGAGGATACGGAGACAACAAGATGAACCATAAGAGATATGCGCTAAGTCCGCCATTTGTCAGTTTGGCTATATCCAACTCTCGGATGTAAAGCTCACCATGACATTGGGGTTATCATCCAAACCATAAGAACCAAACACATTGCAATATAGTATCCTCTGTCAGGCCTGCGCGGTTCGAGGTGTCGGGGATATTCCTCGTCCGGCAGGGGCGTAAGCTGGGGAAAatcgaagaggagaaggtggtcATCGACCTCATCTGTATCTGCGACGGACATGCCTGCAGTAAAGATCGATTCCTAGCTATTGGAGAAGGGACACGTTGTGATGAGAAAAGAATAAAGAACGACGGCCCACGCGTTCGGCTGAAAAACCCCACGACCGCCGGCTCGTGCCTGAGATTAGATATGTGGTTTATATTTGGCCTCTGCAGACAACCTCAGTCTGCAAAATTTAATAACgatggtggaagaacaATCTCCTAGGCCATACAGATGAATAGAAATACAGAAGCAATGACGATAGCATGTGGCTATCTGTTGACTAGGAGCGCCGAGGCCGGGGTGAGACACGAAGACAAAGGAACTCTAGCATTGTTGCTCTTCGTCAACTGCTTTTTCAGATGATGTGAACAGAATCTCATGATTGCAGTAATGACATAGGTATTGTTTGATGCTACAGACGCTTAACCTTACAAATACAGCATGCAGGCAATCTAGACACAAGAAGACTATAGCAGACGACAAGCATGTACAATCTATCCTTCGCCTTGCCATAACAGGACACCAAAGCCAGCGCAAATCATTCCCACGCCCACAAATGTCTGCAGGTCCGGAAGTGAGCCTATCCACAATGCGTCGACTATGGCAACGAGGCCTATAGCCAGCAGATTTGCGACTGAGGAGGTTGTAGGACCCCATATACCTATTAGGACCATGAGACCGGCATTCTAATAAACGATTAGTAAAGGCATCCGGGTACGCTTATATCGATACTCACGTATAGTGAGCCTCCCCATGCCACCACTTCCAGGCATAACCAGGTTTTCCCCACAGCTTCGCCGCCTGCTCCAGGCCACTTGAATACTTCATATCCCATCCAGTCCAGCCATATGATAGGGGGCCAGAGCAGAAGCAATGTTGCTATACCGATACAGCTTGTGAGAAAGTTCGCATGCAGTGCTGGAGGCAAGGGTACGGGTGGTTCTTGGTCGTGTATTCGTCGAGTCGATCCCGACTTCGGTATGATGAGTTGAGAAATAGACGTATGTCGACGAAGAGGCAATTCTTCCACTacaggggaagatgattcCAGAGGAATATCGGGCGTGGATGATGTGCGATGATGACGGTGGTAGAAAGCGCTCGGTGAAGAGGCAACTTGGGCAGCGTTAGATGAGGGTAGCGGGGAATAATCGTCATCTGATGGTGTTGGTGAAACTCCTCCATGGCCTTCCGGAAGTGCCAACTTGTAGATCACTTCATAGAGTCCAAGGGCAAGAGCACCTATAAAATATATCTAGAATTAGAAGAGTTGAGCTAGCAGTCATCGGATGGACTCACCGAACAACATTATGCTGTCTCCAAGAGCCCTCTTTCCcgcctcctctcc
This window contains:
- a CDS encoding expressed protein, producing the protein MSVADTDEVDDHLLLFDFPQLTPLPDEEYPRHLEPRRPDRGYYIAMCLVLMVWMITPMSCAYLLWFILLSPYPHNLTATLFAAYALTEALFAIYLSYLNSFVQRPSPPSNVSDEFRTALMRRVFHSGLRYPTPPKGVLAHNDVDPAGRDAVAERAEEDYQKGFISVAELYHIRDREYEESVGLRERKRTGRMTQTERAVIDAFVEEEEGDRERMLRDQIEGNLKPTEEESGYEGIIQNGEIVKLHKWDRRAIEFRERMRTWFNHAPWESIKKLNVQVWLAWSCYGLPLEDVRANKEQSAFIDLATKLLEARTGVDFEEGFTSKVEVMRLTLDPVNAKSRPLILYALSNLMNLWLREVVYPYQGMGLYREGDIDYLIRIPKDWTPDKGRKIPNAMPVVYLHGLGFGLLQSHLLIKHLIQSLPTHPLLIPLSPHTSQALFHHRHLRPWTRPELVTAMKNICRQWGFWNGGDDESKAQGGEGDDREKVIGGVSMLSHSNGSVGHAWILKDCPSLIRRSTFVDPVVFCLWEGDVCHSFCYRKPSTALELLLYYFIAAEVGIANYIQRNFDWTENTLFIEEIPDAADPKKTAFFLGGRDIIIDAARVRKYLERHGVTSGLHWDATAGHGDGLAGVARDRVVMFVGTGTTNWKNWLGTGRRRHSLGMNDLRERGGIRRDE